The sequence GACCGCAGCCGGGCCACCCGGCAGCGGCTCCTGGAGGCCGCCGTCGCCTGTCTCGCCGAACACGGCTGGGCGGGCTCCACGGTCGCCGTCGTCGCCGAGCGCGCCGGAGTCTCCCGGGGCGCGGCCCAGCACCACTTCCCGACCCGCGAGGACCTGTTCACCGCGGCCGTCGAGTACGTCGCCGAAGAGCGCTCCAGCGCGCTGCGGGACCTGTTCCCGCACGGCGCGCAGGGCGACCGCCGGGCCGTCGTCACCGCCCTGGTCGACCTCTACACCGGCCCCCTCTTCCGGGCCGCGCTGCAACTGTGGGTGGCCGCCTCCAACGAGGAGCAACTGCGCGGCCGCGTCACCGAACTGGAGGCCCGCGTCGGCCGCGAGACCCATCGCATCGCGGTCGACCTGCTGCGCGCCGACGAGTCCCGCCCCGGCGTCCGCGAGAGCGTCCAGGGCCTCCTCGACATGGCCCGCGGCCTCGGCCTCGCCAACGTCCTCACCGACGACACGGCCCGCCGCGAACGCGTCGTGGCCCAGTGGGCGGCCCTGGTCGAGGCGTCGCTCGGCTGAGCCGCGGGGCCGCCGCCGGGTTGCGGCGGAGTGAGGCGGGCCACATCCCTATCGCGGTGCGCGCAGTACGCTGGGCGCATGCTTTTGATGCTCGTCCGACGCCGCCACGTGGATTTCGTGCGCGTCACGAGCATGGGCTGTCGGCGCCACGCCGCCTGATCCAGCCCCCAGCCTCGCTCTGCGTCCTGC is a genomic window of Streptomyces sp. WP-1 containing:
- a CDS encoding TetR/AcrR family transcriptional regulator — encoded protein: MSTTADRGRGPRTDRDRQPKQDRSRATRQRLLEAAVACLAEHGWAGSTVAVVAERAGVSRGAAQHHFPTREDLFTAAVEYVAEERSSALRDLFPHGAQGDRRAVVTALVDLYTGPLFRAALQLWVAASNEEQLRGRVTELEARVGRETHRIAVDLLRADESRPGVRESVQGLLDMARGLGLANVLTDDTARRERVVAQWAALVEASLG